In Lysinibacillus sp. 2017, the DNA window TCTAGTGTTTTCAATGCTCGTTTTTCAATCATGAGAACACCTCCTGTTACTAAATTATTTATTCCGCATTAACGGCAAAGACCCTCGCTATTTAAGGTTCCCTTTATTTTTCGTAATAAATGCTTCAAATTGCTCTTTTGACCATGTATTGACAATACATTCTTTTTTTAACCATGCCTTTTGCGCATATTTTGTCCCAATGTCCATAAAGCGCAATTGATCAATTGCATGCGCATCGGTATTAATTGCAATCAGCACATTTTTTTCCATTGCCAGCTGTAAGTGCTCTACACATAAATCCAAACGATAAGGGTTCGCGTTGAGCTCTAAAATTTTGCCGTGTTGCGCTGCCCATTCGATAAGCTGCGGTACATCTGGATCATAGCCTCCACGCTGACCAACAATTCTTCCAGTTGGATGTGCAATCATATGCACATACGGATTTTCAATTGCTGTTTTTAAACGCGCCATAATTTTGTCTTGTGATTGTGTAAAGCTAGAATGAATTGATGCAATAACAAAGTCTAAATCCCTTAACACATCATCATCAAAATCAAGCGATCCATCTGGTAAAATGTCCATTTCAGTTCCACGGTATAAACGGAAGTTTGGATTGGCCTCATTGAAGGCATAAATATCAAGCTTTTGCTGCTCTAAACGTTCTGGCGTTAAGCCATTTGCTACTTTTAAATATTGTGAGTGATCAGTAATGACAGCATGTGTATAACCACGTGCGATCAAGGCCTCTCCCATTTCTGCAACTGAATGCGCCCCGTCTGACCACGTCGTATGCATATGCAAATCTGACATGATATCATCTAAATACACAAGCTGCTTAAGTTCGTCTAAACGATCTAACTCTTTGCCACTTTCACGTACAGACGGTGGTATGAACGGTAAATCAAAGTGGGCAAAGAATGCTTCTTCTGATTCAAATGTAGCAACCGTTCCATCCTCTTGCTCGACACCATATTCACTAATTTTTTTTCCCATTGATTTTGCTAATTGGCGCATACGGACATTGTGATCTTTAGATCCTGTAAAATGATGAAGTGCCGTTGGGTATTCAGCTAATTTCACCATACGGAAATCGACATTTACCGGCTCTTCACGGTCTAAAACAACGGAAACCTTCGTATCACCTGCAGCGATTGTTTCTAAAATGGCTAGACGCGTCAAAATCGCCTCACGTACCACTTCATAATGTTCCGTTGCTACGATGAAATCTACGTCTTTACTCGTTTCAGCAACCCGACGGAAGCTCCCTGCTACAGAGAACTTTTCAACTTCGGGTAGGCTTGCTAATAGTTCATTAATTTCCAATACAACTGGCTCTAGCTGCCAAATAGGAAGACGTTCTGCGCGTGAGCCAAAGTTTTCAAGCTCTTTTAGAATCTTCTCCTCAGTTTTCGCCGCAAAACCTGCTAATTCACGAACCTTTCCCGTTTCACAAGCGACTTTTAACGATTCTGCATCAATAATGTTTAACTCCTGATACAACTTTGCTAATTTTTTACCACCGAGACCAGGTAACTTCATTAACGGAATCAGCCCTTTTGGAACAATAGCTTCAAGCTCATTTAAAACGCTCGATTCACCCGTTTTGATCAAGTCCAAAATCACTGCAGCTGTCCCTTTACCAATGCCTTTAATGGCTGTTACATCTTCAATTTCACTCAAGCTACGTTCATCTGCTTCTAGTGCTGTAGCTGCCTTACGAAATGCCGAGACTTTGAACGGATTTTCAGCCTGTAATTCCATATATAAGGCAATCTTTTCTAATGTACGAATGATAATTTTTTTGTTCATCATTAAGCGCACCCCTCTCTAAAAAAACTCCCCTCGAAAATCGAGAGAAGCTTTTCGCATGATTTTCAATTATTTCACGTAAATATACCACCAATTTTGAAACATACTTGTAAGCACTGGTGTATGTTCCAACATAAGCCCTGTAATAAAAGAGCTGTCTACAATCGCTTGCACAGATTCAATCGGTAAAAGTGCAATAACATAAAGTCCAATAAATAAAAGAATATACGCTTCGATAAAACAAAGTACCGCGCCAAATACAAAATTCAACGAGCTAAGTATCGGTAAATACGTTAAAAAATCAAACATCGAACCAACAATTTGTAGAGCAATCTTCACCACAAAGAAAATAATTGCGAATGCGAACACACGATAAAACGTACGATCCACATCTAATGAATCGAGCACTAACGTCATCGTAGAACCATCTGTAAAACCTGGATATGGAATCCATAAAACAAATTTATCAGCTAACGGCTTGTAATAAACAACCGCAACAATAAGCGCCACTAAAAAGCTCCCAATATGAATTAATTGTACGATTAATCCACGTTTTGCACCAATAATTAAACTGATAATAAATATCAAAAGAATGAATAAATCTAACATGTATGTCAACCCTTTAACTGTTTCAATTGTTCTTCTAATTTTTCGTATTGCTCTTTTAACAATAAATAATCATGAACTGAATTAACCGCTGTCAGCACTGCTAGCTTGGCACTGTCCAAAGATGGGTTATGTACACTGATTTCTTTCATTTTGTCATCAACAATTGATGCTACTAAGCGCATATGGCCTGTGGATTCAGTCCCAACCATTTTGTATGTATGACCGTAGATTTCTACAGAAATTCTATTCTTTTCCTGATCAGCCAAAATAATCCCCCCGTCAAAGATTGTATAAACAGTAACCGAAGTAACGTACTCACTATAAAAATCGCCTACTAATAACACGAAAAGCAATTTTGATTCCTGTTCAATGCGATACTACCATTTTCATATTGTACATCATACCATTTCCAATTTGTTCACCGCAACACAATCCCCGCATTGTTGTAACCGAATCGTTAGAAATA includes these proteins:
- the polX gene encoding DNA polymerase/3'-5' exonuclease PolX is translated as MNKKIIIRTLEKIALYMELQAENPFKVSAFRKAATALEADERSLSEIEDVTAIKGIGKGTAAVILDLIKTGESSVLNELEAIVPKGLIPLMKLPGLGGKKLAKLYQELNIIDAESLKVACETGKVRELAGFAAKTEEKILKELENFGSRAERLPIWQLEPVVLEINELLASLPEVEKFSVAGSFRRVAETSKDVDFIVATEHYEVVREAILTRLAILETIAAGDTKVSVVLDREEPVNVDFRMVKLAEYPTALHHFTGSKDHNVRMRQLAKSMGKKISEYGVEQEDGTVATFESEEAFFAHFDLPFIPPSVRESGKELDRLDELKQLVYLDDIMSDLHMHTTWSDGAHSVAEMGEALIARGYTHAVITDHSQYLKVANGLTPERLEQQKLDIYAFNEANPNFRLYRGTEMDILPDGSLDFDDDVLRDLDFVIASIHSSFTQSQDKIMARLKTAIENPYVHMIAHPTGRIVGQRGGYDPDVPQLIEWAAQHGKILELNANPYRLDLCVEHLQLAMEKNVLIAINTDAHAIDQLRFMDIGTKYAQKAWLKKECIVNTWSKEQFEAFITKNKGNLK
- a CDS encoding CvpA family protein translates to MLDLFILLIFIISLIIGAKRGLIVQLIHIGSFLVALIVAVVYYKPLADKFVLWIPYPGFTDGSTMTLVLDSLDVDRTFYRVFAFAIIFFVVKIALQIVGSMFDFLTYLPILSSLNFVFGAVLCFIEAYILLFIGLYVIALLPIESVQAIVDSSFITGLMLEHTPVLTSMFQNWWYIYVK
- the zapA gene encoding cell division protein ZapA, producing the protein MADQEKNRISVEIYGHTYKMVGTESTGHMRLVASIVDDKMKEISVHNPSLDSAKLAVLTAVNSVHDYLLLKEQYEKLEEQLKQLKG